From the genome of Gemmatimonas phototrophica, one region includes:
- the tuf gene encoding elongation factor Tu encodes MGKAKFERNKPHVNVGTIGHVDHGKTTTTAALTKISADKGYGTKYIAYDEVAKASESQGRRDSTKILTIATSHVEYETEARHYAHVDCPGHADYVKNMITGAAQMDGAILVVSAVDGPMPQTREHILLARQVNVPSVVVFLNKCDLVEDEELLDLVELEVRELLSKYNYPGDDAPVIRGSAINAINGDPKWVAEFQKLYDALDTYIAEPVREIDKPFLLPVEDVFSITGRGTVATGRIERGIVKVGEEVQVVGYNSEKKTTVTGVEMFRKLLDEGRAGDNVGLLLRGIAKEDIERGMVLAKPNSIKPHTKFTSEVYVLTKEEGGRHTPFFKGYRPQFYFRTTDVTGNIELPEGMEMVMPGDNVTMTIELIIPIAMEEQLRFAIREGGRTVGAGVVTKILA; translated from the coding sequence ATGGGCAAGGCAAAGTTCGAGCGGAACAAGCCGCACGTGAACGTGGGAACGATCGGCCACGTCGACCACGGCAAGACGACGACGACGGCTGCTCTCACGAAGATCTCGGCGGACAAGGGCTACGGCACGAAGTACATCGCGTACGACGAAGTTGCCAAGGCCTCTGAGTCGCAGGGACGTCGCGACAGCACGAAGATTCTGACGATTGCCACGTCGCACGTGGAGTACGAGACGGAAGCGCGTCACTACGCGCACGTTGACTGCCCGGGTCACGCCGACTACGTGAAGAACATGATCACCGGCGCTGCGCAGATGGACGGCGCGATCCTGGTGGTGTCGGCCGTGGACGGCCCGATGCCGCAGACGCGTGAGCACATCCTCCTGGCTCGCCAGGTGAACGTGCCCTCGGTCGTGGTGTTCCTCAACAAGTGTGACCTGGTGGAAGACGAAGAGCTCCTCGACCTCGTCGAGCTCGAAGTCCGTGAACTGCTGTCGAAGTACAACTACCCGGGTGATGACGCTCCGGTGATCCGTGGCTCGGCGATCAACGCCATCAACGGCGATCCGAAGTGGGTGGCAGAGTTCCAGAAGCTGTACGACGCGCTGGATACGTACATCGCGGAGCCGGTGCGTGAGATCGACAAGCCGTTCCTCCTCCCGGTCGAAGACGTGTTCTCGATCACGGGTCGTGGCACGGTGGCGACGGGCCGTATCGAGCGTGGCATCGTGAAGGTCGGCGAAGAAGTGCAGGTCGTCGGCTACAACAGCGAGAAGAAGACGACCGTCACGGGCGTCGAAATGTTCCGCAAGCTGCTCGACGAAGGACGCGCGGGCGACAACGTCGGTCTGCTCCTCCGCGGCATCGCGAAGGAAGACATCGAGCGCGGCATGGTGTTGGCCAAGCCGAACTCGATCAAGCCGCACACGAAGTTCACGTCGGAAGTGTACGTGCTCACGAAGGAAGAAGGCGGCCGTCACACGCCGTTCTTCAAGGGCTACCGCCCGCAGTTCTACTTCCGCACGACGGACGTGACGGGCAACATCGAGCTCCCCGAAGGGATGGAGATGGTGATGCCGGGCGACAACGTGACGATGACGATTGAGCTCATCATCCCGATCGCCATGGAAGAGCAGCTGCGCTTCGCCATCCGTGAGGGTGGCCGCACGGTCGGCGCCGGCGTCGTTACCAAGATCCTCGCCTAA